The sequence below is a genomic window from Equus caballus isolate H_3958 breed thoroughbred chromosome 11, TB-T2T, whole genome shotgun sequence.
GGATTTACTTAACGTTACACAGCGAAACGGTGGCCAAACTGTGAGTAGAATCCCATCTCCAACTCCCAGGCTAGGCGTTTCCACCTTATGCTGCCACACCAAAATCAAGTTTGCAGAATGCCACACCTTtccagggccaggactagggAGGGGAGACATACCCCAGCCTCTGAGAAGTAGGAACCTAACCCCATGTGTGCAGTGCAGGAAGTGCCCCTGCCAGGTCAGAAGCTGCTCCAGAACAAGTGCCACCACCACGTCACTCCTGTGGGTGGAGTACACTGAGGCCACACTGGCAATACTCTTGTGAACAGTATGGGCTTAAACAAACCAGTGCTTATCGATAACATGCAGTATCAAAGTGATACTGTCAGAACTTGAACGTGGAGGTTCTGACTCACACGGAGGCAACGTGGAATGCTGGAAAGTACGCTCGACGTGGGAGTCAGAAGGACTGGGCcttcctgtgtgaccctgggctaaCCGCCTTGACTCAGGAATCAGCACCCCAggatcccctccctccccccttcagTAACTTGCTCCGAAACCCCAGTCAAGACACTTTCGCTCTCTGGGCTCAGCTCCTCACCTGTCCGAACAGCGTAAGATTCTAAGTCAGTTACAATAAgctttgccttccacctctgccCTCTTTACCTCTCAGAGCAATGTGGAGATCAAAGGGAACAGGACAGAGTAGTATTGTGTGAAGTAGAAATGCCTACACAGGGACCCGGGGTTGGCTGGCTGGTTGTTTTCACCAGCAGATGCCGGGCCAGCTCGGCCAAGGGGAGAGCCAGAGGTATCCTGCTGTAAGCTGTGCTGGGGATGAAGGGCATGTCTTCATCTATTAAAACCAGCTGCCTGCAACGttcccagaagcagcagaaatgaGCAGGTCACTCCCAGAGCACCCCGTTCCGAGCACCCCAGGAGCTCTGCTCCTCTGCCTCGTACTCGGAAAACGGTGACTCATCTCCTTAGAGCTGGAGTCTGCACACCTGCACAGCAGACTGGAAAAGCTGCTTTTTCACAGTTGGGGTGGGCTTAGTTTCATCCCCCTAAACAGTTCTGGGGAGGAAATAAGGTGCCCAGAGTACCAGTGCTGCTGTCTATAAGCGACACATACACAGCAGGACAGCACGTTACCAAGGCTACAGAAACTGCCAGGGTATTCTCTTGGGTTCAAAGTTTCCGATTAGGTATCAGGCCGGGGAGAAGTCAGTCCACTGGCTCTGGGAAAGTCGCCTTCCGAAGTGCCTGGTGCTAATGAAGAGAAATGACGcttgatttcctttttaacaCCTGCCCTTCAACAAACCAAATTATTGTCAACGTGCCTTACATATGTCAAAAGAAAAGTCACTTGTGAGAACAAGTGAGAACAGGACTTCAGGTGGGGAAGCTGAATACGCTTGGGGGGCAGAAAGTCTggagtttgaatcctgactgAGCCCcttactagccatgtgacttgGGACAAGTTTCCTCACCTGCATAATGGCAATAATCATGCCCACCCCACAGAGAAGATAATGCAACCTGTGGCTACAAAACAGGCTCCAGGGTCACCATCAGATCCTCCCACAGTGCCCTGAGGTGGCCAATGcggtgggcggggggggggggggggggggggggcagaaaGCACCCAGCCTCTCTGAGTCTGTGCACGGCAAAATTCCCCATTCCCTTCACGACACAGCTCAAATTTAAAACCAAGCTCTCTGTCTGTAAACCCGCCTGGACGCTGGCCTGCATCCATCATGGGTGCAGAGGGCAGAGCCCAGCGGGAGTCAGGTAGGTGGGGTCCTTTGCACTCAGCAGGGTCAGGAGAGCAAGGGGATAAACCAAGGAGCAGATCCTACCCTACCTTGACCACTGACTGACTGTGTGACGTCCAgaaagtcactcaacctctctgggaGCTATGCTTTCACAGAAAAGGGCAAAAAAGAATAGTAAAGACACTCATCAAATTcatgaggaagaaacagaaatgtgaCTGCAGCAAGGGTCAAGGAGGGCTTTACTTGGaacgtttattttaaaaaatttacaaaccAAATACTTCAGGCCAAAtacaccaaaaattaaaaagtcgGCTGGAGATGGAGAGTTAGCTATACTATGCTTTATATTCTCCTGAATTTTGAGAAGCCCTCGATGAGAGCCAACGGTCAGCGCTGGGCTGCGCCCGGCGCTGCACCCTGGGTCCTCCCCAGGACCCTGTTTTACCAGAGGCCCACCCGAGGCTCGAGGCGGTGACCCACCCAAGGCCAGGCGGGCTCCCAGCCCCggggggcgggcgcgcgggggaTGCTCACGCTCAGCCCGGGCTGCAGGCGGCCGTACTGCTCCGACACCCAGAAGCCGCGCCGGTCCTCCAGCGCGATGAAGGGCTGGTCGGGGAAGCGCGCGCGGTACTTTCGGAGAAAGCCGCCCTCGAAGTCGGCCAGCACGCCGTCCATGTCCACCAGCACCCGCAAGGCGCGGCCGCCCGCCCGGCCCGCCGGCCCGCCCGCCGCCCAGCGCCGCCCCGCCGGGCCCGCCGCGCCGCGGGGCCGCCGCGCACACCAGCCGCCCAGCCGGATCATGGCCCCCCGCGGGCGCTCGCTGCGGGCGCCGAGGCCGGGGCTGCGCCGCCCGGCCGCCTCGGACCGCCGGCCATGACCGCCGGGAAGGAGAGGGCCCTGCGGGAGGGGGCCGCGCGGGGGGCacggggggcgcggggggcgcgcgGGGCCCCAGCGCGCAGGCTCCGACCCCAGAGCGAGGCTGCGGCGCGCGCCGCCCTTAAAGGAACACGCGCCCCCGCGGAGGCGGGGCCCGAGGGGCGGGGCCATAAGGCTTGTCCTGGAGGCTGGGTCTGCGCCCCCACCTTCTCCCAAGACCCTGGAGCTGGCTCTCTCCTCCCACCGCAACCCCGAGGATGGAAGAACAGTGCGCACCCAGGGAGCAAGCCTGTGTCGCTGCGATGTTCATTCAGCACTTACTGTGTCGGGCTGTGGACAAAACAGAGAAGACCCCTGCCCTTCTGGAACTTAGGTTTTGAAGGGGAAACAGACAAAAAGCAAATAAACCTACCAAACAGGCCAAATAACTTCAAGAAGTGACGGTAGCGTGAAGGAACCAAGATCGGGTGATGTACGCTCTGAAGTCTCCCGCTTTACAGTGGGCATCTGGGGCGAGCCTGGCGTTAGCAGAGCAAATGAAGACCTTGCAAACATCACAGAGCCTTCATAAAACTGTTGATTTTCAACTAAacctataaataaatattgttatgTACCCCTGCATaggttgctttaaaaaaaaaaaaaaagggtgatgTAATGACGGAGAGGTGAGGGGACTGccaggtggtcagggaaggcctcttgtGGGAGGTGATGCTGAAGCAGAGACCTAAATAATGAGAAGGAGCTTGTAAGAACCAGAGACCAGTGGTCCAGACAGCAAGAGCAGCTGCAAGGCCTGAGCAGGGGGTGAGGCCCCAGGGGTGGAGAGAAGGCCAGCAAGGTGACAGTTTTCCTTCTTATGTTTCCTTGGCACACTTGCTGAGCATCTCCGATGTGCTGGGCAGTGGATATCGAGTGGTGAACCAAGTCCTCATGCTTATGGAACTGCCATTTTTGGGTCTTCCTGAAAGTATGGTGAGGGACAGGTGGTCCAAAGTGAGGTCAGAGAGACGGTCAGGGCCCAGCGAGGAAGCAGTGTGGCACAGCTAGAAAAGTATGTGAGCTGTGGGGTCCCACTGACCCATGCCCGGACTCAGCCACATAGAAGGTTCTCAGCACCCTGGCACAACGGGTCACCCTGATGGCATCTCCCCGATTCAAGGGCGGGAATCAGGTCTGATCCATGCCTGCCTCTTGAATAAATGGGTGAATGTGATCCCTGCAAGAACCTTTGCTGATTAT
It includes:
- the NT5M gene encoding 5'(3')-deoxyribonucleotidase, mitochondrial isoform X4, which encodes MIRLGGWCARRPRGAAGPAGRRWAAGGPAGRAGGRALRVLVDMDGVLADFEGGFLRKYRARFPDQPFIALEDRRGFWVSEQYGRLQPGLSVSIPRAPAPRGWEPAWPWEKAISIWESENFFFDLEPLPGAVEAVKQMANLENTDVFICTSPIRMYKYCPYEKVFRSTPSAEGARRHPRERADPSMRPGATRRRDSSPSGPGGAAPWVISV
- the NT5M gene encoding 5'(3')-deoxyribonucleotidase, mitochondrial isoform X3, producing the protein MIRLGGWCARRPRGAAGPAGRRWAAGGPAGRAGGRALRVLVDMDGVLADFEGGFLRKYRARFPDQPFIALEDRRGFWVSEQYGRLQPGLSVSIPRAPAPRGWEPAWPWEKAISIWESENFFFDLEPLPGAVEAVKQMANLENTDVFICTSPIRMYKYCPYEKMRKLRHRRLSHLPKVSSKKWRIRLGHSGSRACHRCLCATLPPFSNFTQLRA